One stretch of Halobaculum marinum DNA includes these proteins:
- a CDS encoding methyl-accepting chemotaxis protein, whose protein sequence is MSYVPDILRATYLRKFAALTLATIVVVAGAGVVLQGQVAAELTHEKHNELETTAVLEANELEGWIEEQRQVTRLLSEAVPYHSEAGELGPYLDTELERFPESTHALHVVDASSNQIEASTTASAEGQVFDHLELTFDGESGVVMSEPYMADGHELLAFASAVPESDRAVVVTVEADAFVENFHSSIEGGETTVVDADSGRIVLASDTDSVLTDFDGDEGALAAGTEGDSGGYDAGDTVAGYAPVEGTDWVVFSQAPAANAYVLKQAVQRDFAILAGLALAGFLLIGLTLGRSTATTLRELSDSADALAAGEVDDSQVVGDDRIDEIGQIRDAFAGVTDYVDLAASQADAVANQEFDAPVLDRDVPGTLGASIAQMRVDLDAAITEMEETTAELQRVAESHGDVMETAADGDLTARMETDTDNDAMRTIAEGFNEMVADLETAMARVTEVAEEVATVSEDAAAGVEETERAAAEVASSTEEITAGTTEQTEQISGLNGEMGDLSAAVEEVAATAEDVAQQSTEAVTIGEEGGALADEAVDEMESIQEATKETATLVRGLSDEVDEIGEIVTLIDGIAEQTNTLALNASIEAARAGAEGDGFAVVANEVKQLATETREATGRIDDLVEQVQASTDDVAEDMSSMRERVDDGTETIESGLGALDDVIAAVERANDGVQSISEATSDQATTAEEVVTMADEVAAVSEETAVEAQTVSAAAEEQTASLSQVTSEVERLSDRATDLRSLTAEFDVDVAGGASARGDSPVTSGADADGPSSAPAATDGGRPAQND, encoded by the coding sequence ATGTCGTACGTGCCGGATATCCTGCGCGCTACCTACCTGCGGAAGTTCGCTGCGCTGACACTCGCGACGATCGTTGTCGTCGCCGGTGCTGGCGTCGTCCTACAGGGGCAGGTCGCCGCTGAGTTGACCCACGAGAAGCACAACGAACTCGAGACGACCGCCGTGCTGGAGGCGAACGAACTCGAGGGGTGGATCGAAGAGCAGCGACAGGTGACGCGACTGCTGTCCGAAGCAGTCCCCTACCACAGCGAGGCGGGGGAACTCGGACCGTATCTCGACACCGAACTCGAGCGTTTCCCCGAGTCGACTCACGCGCTCCACGTCGTCGACGCCTCCTCGAACCAGATCGAAGCGTCGACGACGGCGAGCGCGGAGGGGCAGGTGTTCGACCACCTCGAACTGACGTTCGACGGCGAGAGCGGGGTCGTGATGTCCGAACCGTACATGGCAGACGGGCACGAACTGCTCGCGTTCGCCAGCGCCGTCCCCGAGAGCGACCGCGCGGTCGTCGTCACGGTCGAGGCCGACGCCTTCGTGGAGAACTTCCACTCCTCGATCGAGGGTGGGGAGACCACGGTCGTCGACGCCGACTCGGGACGGATCGTGCTCGCCTCCGACACCGACTCGGTGCTCACCGACTTCGACGGTGACGAGGGCGCCCTCGCGGCTGGCACCGAGGGCGACTCCGGCGGCTACGACGCTGGTGACACCGTCGCCGGCTACGCGCCCGTCGAGGGAACCGACTGGGTCGTGTTCAGTCAGGCGCCGGCGGCGAACGCGTACGTACTGAAGCAGGCCGTCCAGCGCGACTTCGCGATCCTGGCGGGACTGGCGCTGGCGGGCTTCCTGCTGATCGGCCTGACGCTCGGCCGGTCGACCGCGACCACACTCCGTGAGCTCAGCGACAGCGCCGACGCACTCGCGGCCGGTGAGGTCGACGACAGCCAGGTTGTCGGCGACGACCGGATCGACGAGATCGGACAGATCAGAGACGCGTTCGCTGGGGTCACCGACTACGTCGACCTCGCGGCCTCCCAAGCCGATGCGGTCGCGAATCAAGAGTTCGACGCGCCGGTGCTGGACCGCGACGTTCCGGGGACGTTGGGTGCGTCGATCGCACAGATGCGCGTCGACCTCGACGCGGCCATCACGGAGATGGAGGAGACGACTGCCGAACTGCAGCGGGTCGCCGAATCGCACGGCGACGTGATGGAGACGGCGGCGGACGGCGACCTCACGGCTCGGATGGAGACCGACACCGACAACGACGCGATGCGGACAATCGCCGAGGGGTTCAACGAGATGGTCGCCGACCTCGAGACTGCGATGGCCCGAGTCACCGAGGTCGCTGAGGAAGTCGCGACCGTGAGCGAGGACGCTGCCGCGGGCGTCGAAGAGACCGAGCGGGCGGCGGCGGAGGTCGCGAGTTCGACCGAGGAGATCACCGCGGGTACGACCGAGCAGACAGAACAGATCTCCGGGTTGAACGGGGAGATGGGCGACCTGTCCGCCGCCGTCGAGGAGGTCGCGGCGACCGCCGAGGACGTCGCCCAGCAGTCGACCGAGGCGGTGACGATAGGCGAAGAAGGCGGAGCACTCGCCGACGAGGCGGTCGACGAGATGGAGTCGATCCAGGAGGCGACCAAGGAGACGGCGACGCTCGTGCGCGGGTTGAGCGACGAGGTCGACGAGATCGGAGAGATCGTCACCCTGATCGACGGCATCGCCGAGCAGACGAACACGCTCGCGCTCAACGCCTCGATCGAGGCCGCCCGCGCCGGGGCCGAGGGCGACGGGTTCGCCGTCGTCGCCAACGAGGTGAAGCAACTCGCGACCGAGACGCGCGAGGCGACCGGTCGGATCGACGACCTCGTCGAACAGGTCCAAGCGTCGACCGACGACGTCGCCGAGGACATGTCGTCGATGCGCGAGCGCGTCGACGACGGCACCGAGACGATAGAGTCCGGCCTGGGGGCGCTCGACGACGTCATCGCGGCGGTCGAGCGCGCCAACGACGGCGTCCAGTCCATCTCGGAGGCGACGAGCGATCAAGCCACCACCGCGGAGGAGGTCGTGACGATGGCCGACGAGGTCGCCGCGGTCAGCGAGGAGACGGCCGTCGAGGCGCAGACGGTCTCTGCTGCCGCCGAAGAACAGACGGCGTCGCTCAGTCAGGTGACCAGCGAGGTGGAGCGACTCTCCGACCGCGCCACCGACCTCCGGTCGCTAACTGCCGAGTTCGACGTCGACGTTGCTGGCGGCGCCAGCGCTCGGGGAGACTCTCCCGTCACGAGCGGTGCTGATGCCGACGGTCCGTCCAGTGCCCCCGCGGCCACCGACGGGGGGCGTCCGGCTCAAAACGACTAA
- a CDS encoding hydantoinase/oxoprolinase family protein, giving the protein MTANDAGTRVGVDVGGTFTDLVTVRDGAIRVDKTPSTPASPDEGVVTGLRGLDAPLTEVGFLGHGTTVATNAVLEGEWADTALVTTAGFRDAVEIGRQTRPDIYDFDATKPDPVVPRDRRFEVPERVDERGDVLRDLDEAAVRDLAGDLRESGVESLAVSFLFSFEHPDHERRVRELLREEGVDASVSLSSEVLPEIREYERTLTTAMNAALKPVMDAYLGSLADSVAELGVDAPLRVMGSNGGLMAADASRERPVNTLLSGPAAGVRGATHVAGRRGVDDLITMDMGGTSCDVSLVRGGDPLVTTDTEVGDYPVSVPTVDIHTVGAGGGSIGYVDKGGALRVGPRSAGAQPGPVCYNRGGTEPTVTDAHLVLGRIDPAAFLPDALGRDTDAVRDAFAPLAEAVAGDPDATEAAARGLLDVANANMRRALRVVSVERGYDPREFALVAFGGAGPLHATALADALDIPEVVVPRAAGVLSALGLLISDVVYDYSTSMVRRWADVDPAALREAFAEFEAEGRSELRDAGRTADEMAFERTLDLRYAGQSFDLSVPVEGDLDDDELAAVEERFHAAHERRYGHASPGEPVELVTVRLRARGLVDPPELAVEERGGDPADAVTETRRVGFADADHETPVYDRALLPTDAAFDGPAVVEGTESTVVVHPGQRARVDGDANLVVETRGAGE; this is encoded by the coding sequence ATGACAGCCAACGACGCGGGGACGCGCGTCGGCGTCGACGTGGGCGGCACGTTCACGGACCTCGTGACGGTCCGGGACGGAGCGATCCGCGTCGACAAGACGCCGTCGACGCCGGCCTCGCCCGACGAGGGCGTCGTCACCGGCTTGCGGGGGCTCGACGCGCCGCTCACCGAGGTGGGTTTCCTCGGCCACGGGACGACCGTCGCGACGAACGCCGTGCTGGAAGGCGAGTGGGCCGACACCGCGCTCGTCACCACGGCGGGCTTTCGCGACGCCGTCGAGATCGGTCGCCAGACGCGCCCGGACATCTACGACTTCGACGCGACCAAGCCCGACCCGGTGGTTCCCCGCGACCGCCGGTTCGAGGTGCCAGAGCGCGTCGACGAACGCGGCGACGTGCTGCGGGACCTGGACGAGGCCGCCGTCCGCGACCTCGCCGGCGACCTCCGAGAGTCGGGCGTCGAGAGCCTCGCCGTCTCGTTCCTCTTCTCGTTCGAGCACCCCGACCACGAGCGCCGCGTCCGCGAACTCCTCCGCGAGGAGGGCGTCGACGCCAGCGTCTCGCTCTCGTCGGAGGTGCTACCCGAGATCCGCGAGTACGAACGCACCCTGACGACGGCGATGAACGCCGCGCTCAAGCCCGTGATGGACGCGTACCTCGGGTCGCTGGCCGACAGCGTCGCCGAGTTGGGCGTCGACGCGCCGCTGCGCGTGATGGGGTCGAACGGCGGGCTGATGGCCGCCGACGCCTCGCGCGAACGCCCGGTCAACACCCTCTTGTCGGGCCCCGCGGCGGGCGTCCGCGGCGCCACCCACGTCGCCGGCAGGCGCGGCGTCGACGACTTGATCACGATGGACATGGGCGGCACCTCCTGCGACGTGAGCCTCGTGCGCGGCGGCGACCCGCTCGTGACGACCGACACCGAGGTCGGCGACTACCCCGTCTCGGTCCCGACGGTCGACATCCACACCGTCGGCGCCGGCGGCGGATCCATCGGGTACGTCGACAAGGGCGGCGCCCTCCGCGTCGGCCCGCGCTCCGCGGGCGCCCAACCCGGCCCCGTCTGCTACAACCGCGGCGGGACGGAACCGACCGTCACCGACGCCCACCTCGTCCTCGGACGCATCGACCCCGCGGCGTTCCTCCCGGACGCGCTCGGCCGCGACACCGACGCCGTCCGCGACGCCTTCGCACCACTGGCCGAAGCGGTCGCCGGCGACCCGGACGCGACCGAGGCTGCCGCCCGCGGCCTCCTCGACGTGGCGAACGCGAACATGCGCCGCGCACTCCGCGTCGTCAGCGTCGAGCGTGGCTACGACCCCCGCGAGTTCGCCCTCGTCGCCTTCGGCGGCGCGGGACCGCTCCACGCAACCGCGCTCGCGGACGCGCTGGACATCCCCGAGGTCGTCGTGCCGCGCGCCGCGGGGGTGCTGTCGGCGCTCGGCCTGCTCATCAGCGACGTGGTGTACGACTACTCCACGTCGATGGTGCGCCGCTGGGCCGACGTCGACCCCGCTGCGCTCCGCGAGGCGTTCGCCGAGTTCGAGGCCGAGGGCCGGTCGGAACTGCGCGACGCCGGTCGCACGGCCGACGAGATGGCGTTCGAGCGCACGCTCGACCTGCGGTACGCCGGCCAGTCGTTCGACCTCTCGGTGCCCGTGGAAGGCGACCTGGACGACGACGAACTCGCGGCTGTGGAGGAGCGATTCCACGCGGCCCACGAGCGCCGGTACGGCCACGCCTCGCCCGGTGAACCGGTCGAGCTCGTGACGGTGCGCCTCCGCGCACGCGGCCTCGTCGACCCGCCAGAACTCGCGGTCGAGGAGCGCGGCGGCGACCCGGCGGACGCGGTTACGGAGACGCGCCGAGTCGGCTTCGCCGACGCCGACCACGAGACGCCGGTGTACGACCGTGCGCTCCTCCCGACGGACGCCGCGTTCGACGGCCCCGCCGTCGTCGAGGGGACCGAGAGCACCGTCGTCGTCCACCCCGGCCAGCGCGCGCGGGTCGACGGCGACGCGAACCTGGTCGTCGAGACCAGAGGTGCGGGCGAATGA
- a CDS encoding hydantoinase B/oxoprolinase family protein, with protein MSDAPDSGVDSVTLEVIRNGCEAVAEEMNATLVRTGYSPNIKERQDCSTALFDADGEMIAQAETMPVHLGAMPYSVAAAVEAFPPETLSPGDSVLLNDPFRGGAHLPDLTLVTPIFDADGDEVIAFAANRAHHADIGGSTAGSVAADSTEIYQEGLRIPPVKFEAGTGAVAADGTPEGEVRDDVLSMILANVRTPEERRGDLRAQVAANATGRRRFRELAAEHGNDLAPALEEIKDYSERRMRAELAELPDGTYEFADALDDDGRGNEDLVVDVTLTVDGDAVTVDFTGTAAQTDGPINAVLAVTASATYYAVRCVTDPDIPPNHGCYRPIDIVAPEGTIVNPTLPAAVVGGNLETSQRVTDAVLGALAQAAPEAVAAAGQGTMNNVTLGGTDPRDGSPYAFYETQGGGFGGRASGDGMDGVHVHMSNTLNTPAEVLETAYPLRIERYELRPDSGGAGESRGGLGLRRDIRVRDHTARFSLLAERHESHPYGLAGGGEGANGAAYLVDDDGEDLEKLPAKHTRDLTAGSVVSVRTPGGGGYGDPDDRPDEAVERDLRLGKLTPEVAREQYGYDVDESDDDAPDGASDGDTDD; from the coding sequence ATGAGCGACGCCCCAGACTCGGGGGTCGACTCGGTCACCCTCGAAGTGATCCGCAACGGCTGCGAGGCGGTCGCCGAGGAGATGAACGCGACGCTCGTGCGGACGGGCTACTCGCCGAACATCAAGGAGCGCCAGGACTGCTCGACGGCGCTGTTCGACGCCGACGGCGAGATGATCGCGCAGGCGGAGACGATGCCGGTCCACCTCGGCGCGATGCCGTACTCCGTCGCCGCGGCGGTCGAGGCGTTCCCGCCGGAGACGCTGTCGCCGGGCGACTCGGTGCTGCTCAACGACCCGTTCCGCGGCGGCGCGCACCTCCCGGACCTCACCTTGGTCACACCGATCTTCGACGCCGACGGCGACGAGGTGATCGCCTTCGCCGCCAACCGGGCACACCACGCCGACATCGGGGGGTCGACGGCCGGGTCCGTGGCGGCCGACTCGACCGAGATTTATCAGGAGGGCCTCCGCATCCCGCCGGTGAAGTTCGAGGCGGGGACCGGCGCGGTCGCCGCCGACGGCACCCCCGAAGGCGAGGTGCGCGACGACGTGCTGTCTATGATCCTCGCGAACGTCAGGACACCCGAAGAACGCCGCGGCGACCTCCGCGCGCAGGTGGCGGCGAACGCGACCGGGCGCCGGCGCTTCCGCGAGTTGGCCGCCGAACACGGCAACGACCTCGCGCCCGCGTTGGAGGAGATCAAAGACTACTCCGAGCGGCGGATGCGCGCCGAGCTGGCCGAGCTGCCGGACGGCACCTACGAGTTCGCCGACGCGCTCGATGACGACGGGCGCGGCAACGAGGACCTCGTCGTCGACGTGACGCTCACCGTCGACGGCGACGCGGTGACCGTCGACTTCACCGGCACCGCCGCCCAGACGGACGGCCCCATCAACGCCGTGCTCGCGGTGACCGCGTCGGCGACGTACTACGCGGTTCGCTGTGTCACCGACCCGGACATCCCGCCGAACCACGGCTGTTACCGCCCCATCGACATCGTCGCCCCCGAGGGTACCATCGTGAACCCGACGCTCCCGGCGGCGGTCGTCGGCGGCAACCTGGAGACGAGCCAGCGCGTCACCGACGCGGTGCTCGGTGCGCTCGCGCAGGCGGCGCCCGAGGCCGTCGCCGCCGCGGGACAGGGGACGATGAACAACGTCACGCTCGGCGGCACGGACCCCCGTGACGGCTCGCCGTACGCGTTCTACGAGACACAGGGCGGCGGCTTCGGCGGGCGCGCCAGCGGCGACGGCATGGACGGCGTCCACGTCCACATGAGCAACACGCTGAACACGCCTGCAGAGGTGCTGGAGACGGCGTACCCGCTCCGGATCGAGCGCTACGAACTCCGCCCCGACTCCGGTGGCGCGGGAGAGTCGCGCGGCGGGCTGGGGCTCCGTCGGGACATCCGCGTGCGCGACCACACCGCGCGGTTCAGCCTGCTCGCCGAGCGCCACGAGTCGCACCCCTACGGCCTCGCCGGCGGCGGCGAGGGGGCCAACGGCGCGGCGTACCTTGTGGACGACGACGGCGAGGACCTGGAGAAACTGCCCGCGAAGCACACACGCGACCTCACCGCCGGCTCCGTCGTCAGCGTGCGGACGCCCGGCGGCGGCGGGTACGGCGACCCCGACGACCGACCAGACGAGGCCGTCGAGCGTGACCTGCGACTCGGGAAGTTGACGCCCGAGGTCGCGCGCGAGCAGTACGGCTACGACGTGGACGAGTCCGACGACGACGCGCCCGACGGAGCGAGCGACGGCGACACCGACGACTGA
- a CDS encoding redoxin domain-containing protein: protein MLDVGDDAPEVTAPMATPEAVATTDRGSYTSDDVAEFSLSDALAEGPVVLAFYPGVFSRTCTQELCELRDWKDDLADLDAPLYGVSADTPWSLLAFIDEYDIQYPLVSGFNNAVVADFDVRREEGIMRGIANRAVFVVDPSGTVTYTWKATEPLTFPDTDAVEAAVAEAAAGE from the coding sequence ATGCTCGACGTAGGCGACGACGCTCCCGAGGTGACGGCACCGATGGCGACCCCCGAGGCGGTCGCGACCACCGACCGCGGCTCCTACACCAGCGACGATGTGGCCGAGTTCAGTCTCTCGGACGCGCTCGCCGAGGGGCCGGTCGTCCTCGCCTTCTACCCCGGCGTGTTCTCGCGTACCTGCACGCAGGAGCTGTGTGAGTTGCGCGACTGGAAGGACGACCTCGCGGATCTGGACGCGCCGCTGTACGGCGTCAGCGCCGACACGCCGTGGTCGCTGCTGGCGTTCATCGACGAGTACGACATCCAGTACCCGCTCGTCTCGGGGTTCAACAACGCCGTCGTCGCCGACTTCGACGTGCGCCGCGAGGAGGGGATCATGCGGGGCATCGCGAACCGCGCCGTGTTCGTGGTCGACCCGTCGGGCACCGTGACGTACACGTGGAAGGCGACGGAGCCGCTGACGTTCCCCGACACCGACGCGGTCGAGGCGGCGGTCGCCGAGGCGGCCGCCGGCGAGTAG
- the yqeC gene encoding selenium cofactor biosynthesis protein YqeC: MTPEDALPTDGLVCVVGAGGKKTTLYTLASRLDRAVVTATVRIPIFDEHVARVAVTPDPVPALTDASPDDYPLGLVPERERDDRYLGYDPGIVDDLAAAHDGPVLVKADGARMREFKAPADREPQIPQSADAVVPIASAHVVGAPLTDERVHRPERVAAVANVDVGDEVTAETVGRVLASPAGGLKDVPADAEAVALVNKVDDEADESVGRAIAAAAFDADGAERLDRVVLAAMGEGRVVEVIEP; the protein is encoded by the coding sequence ATGACCCCTGAAGACGCCCTCCCGACCGACGGCCTCGTCTGCGTCGTCGGCGCCGGCGGCAAGAAGACGACCCTCTACACGCTCGCGTCCCGTCTCGACCGCGCGGTCGTCACCGCGACGGTCCGCATCCCCATCTTCGACGAGCACGTCGCACGCGTCGCCGTCACCCCCGACCCCGTGCCGGCGCTCACCGACGCCTCCCCCGACGACTATCCCCTCGGGCTCGTCCCGGAACGCGAGCGCGACGACCGCTACCTCGGCTACGACCCGGGCATCGTCGACGACCTCGCCGCCGCCCACGACGGCCCGGTGCTCGTGAAGGCCGACGGCGCACGGATGCGGGAGTTCAAAGCGCCTGCCGACCGGGAGCCACAGATCCCTCAGTCTGCGGACGCGGTCGTGCCCATCGCCTCGGCGCACGTCGTCGGCGCGCCTCTGACCGACGAGCGCGTCCACCGGCCCGAACGTGTCGCGGCGGTCGCGAACGTCGACGTCGGCGACGAGGTGACTGCCGAGACGGTCGGTCGCGTGCTTGCGTCTCCCGCGGGCGGGCTGAAGGACGTTCCCGCGGACGCCGAGGCCGTCGCGCTCGTCAACAAGGTCGACGACGAGGCCGACGAGTCAGTCGGACGCGCTATCGCCGCGGCGGCGTTCGACGCCGACGGCGCCGAGCGACTCGACCGCGTCGTGCTCGCGGCGATGGGGGAAGGGCGGGTCGTGGAGGTGATCGAACCGTAG